The following are encoded in a window of Alosa sapidissima isolate fAloSap1 chromosome 10, fAloSap1.pri, whole genome shotgun sequence genomic DNA:
- the LOC121721522 gene encoding type-4 ice-structuring protein LS-12-like, translating to MVKRDVPAEIEKITKYLQELSSMLTTTTAELVEKIKAADLTSQAEAYLQEGKAQVQPLLEKVQAQLKPLTANIDEKLKPLSGPILSQIQPLAASVEAQVEDLLRKVMDHTKALLPPQ from the exons ATGGTGAAGCGTGATGTGCCCGCGGAGATTGAGAAGATCACCAAGTACCTCCAGGAGCTGAGCAGCatgctcaccaccaccaccgctgaaCTGGTGGAGAAGATTAAGGCCGCTGACCTGACCAGCCAGGCTGA GGCTTACCTTCAGGAGGGCAAGGCTCAGGTGCAGCCACTGCTGGAGAAGGTCCAAGCACAGCTGAAGCCCCTGACAGCCAACATTGATGAGAAGCTCAAGCCCCTGTCCGGACCCATCCTGTCCCAGATCCAGCCTCTCGCTGCCTCCGTCGAGGCCCAGGTGGAGGATCTCCTCAGGAAGGTGATGGACCACACCAAGGCCCTGCTCCCTCCTCAGTAA